Proteins from a genomic interval of Salipiger sp. CCB-MM3:
- a CDS encoding ABC transporter ATP-binding protein, with product MSYLALDDLAKSFGDFNAVRGTNLEIREGEFLSLLGPSGCGKTTTLQMIAGFLAPSRGRVMLQGRDLTRMEPHRRGLGMVFQSYALFPHMTVAENVAFGLEMRRVPAAERSRRVAEVLEMVGLGAFGNRYPRQMSGGQQQRVALARAIVIRPPVLLLDEPLSNLDAKLREQMQGELLTIQRELGTTTVLVTHDQQEAMALSDRMVVMNHGVVEQVGAPEDLYGNPASDFVAQFLGRINLLPGQLSTGAEGPVLTIGDARWTLPPQQVAVQSAGPVAARIRPENLRLGAEGIPGVIARRTFQGAYWVCEITLPQTGKTGSGHSQTISVIHPNGGGPCPKQGESVRLVANASDLYVVEATA from the coding sequence ATGAGCTATCTCGCACTCGACGACCTTGCGAAATCCTTCGGTGATTTCAACGCCGTTCGTGGCACCAACCTCGAGATCCGCGAAGGCGAGTTTCTCTCGCTGCTCGGCCCGTCCGGCTGCGGCAAGACCACCACGCTGCAGATGATCGCAGGGTTTCTTGCCCCGAGCCGCGGACGGGTGATGCTGCAGGGGCGCGACCTGACCCGCATGGAGCCGCATCGCCGCGGGCTGGGCATGGTGTTCCAGTCCTACGCGCTGTTCCCGCATATGACGGTGGCGGAAAACGTCGCCTTCGGCCTAGAGATGCGCCGCGTGCCCGCCGCCGAGCGCAGCCGCCGCGTCGCCGAAGTGCTTGAAATGGTTGGGCTGGGCGCTTTCGGCAACCGCTACCCGCGCCAGATGTCGGGGGGCCAGCAGCAGCGCGTGGCGCTGGCCCGCGCCATTGTCATCCGCCCGCCCGTCCTTTTGCTCGACGAGCCGCTGTCGAACCTCGATGCCAAGCTGCGCGAGCAGATGCAGGGCGAGCTTCTGACCATTCAGCGCGAGTTGGGAACGACGACCGTGTTGGTCACCCATGACCAGCAAGAGGCCATGGCCCTTTCGGACCGCATGGTGGTGATGAACCATGGGGTCGTTGAACAGGTTGGCGCGCCCGAGGATCTGTACGGAAACCCTGCCAGCGATTTCGTGGCACAGTTCCTTGGCCGCATCAATCTGCTGCCTGGACAACTGAGCACTGGCGCCGAGGGTCCTGTGCTGACCATCGGCGATGCCCGCTGGACGCTGCCGCCGCAGCAGGTCGCGGTGCAGAGCGCCGGGCCGGTCGCGGCGCGCATCCGCCCCGAGAACCTGCGGCTTGGCGCCGAGGGCATTCCCGGCGTCATCGCCCGGCGCACCTTTCAGGGCGCCTATTGGGTCTGCGAGATCACGCTGCCCCAGACCGGCAAGACCGGCAGCGGACACAGCCAGACGATCAGCGTGATCCATCCCAATGGCGGCGGCCCCTGCCCGAAACAGGGCGAAAGCGTTCGGCTCGTCGCAAATGCCTCGGACCTCTACGTCGTGGAGGCGACCGCATGA
- a CDS encoding tetratricopeptide repeat protein, translated as MKRIVALSMILALGACENASFSDRTLSTKDTSSLSFYPDDQLLVSAKMQFRDGNYGKSYKMFKEALDVVPDDTAAWLGFAASSDMLRQFERSDYAYRRLQPVIGHRVEFLNNYGYSMLLRGELVAARKYFLAAYEKDPSNPVTANNLELLRNSVNSPKRAPGDLRGI; from the coding sequence ATGAAGAGGATCGTGGCACTTTCGATGATCCTGGCGCTTGGCGCGTGTGAGAATGCATCGTTCAGCGACCGGACATTGTCGACGAAGGACACCTCGAGCCTGAGCTTTTATCCGGATGATCAGCTTTTGGTTTCGGCCAAGATGCAGTTCCGGGACGGCAATTACGGTAAATCTTACAAGATGTTCAAAGAGGCGCTGGACGTGGTGCCCGACGACACGGCGGCTTGGCTGGGCTTTGCCGCAAGCTCGGACATGCTGCGGCAGTTCGAGCGCTCGGATTACGCCTATCGCCGCCTTCAGCCGGTGATCGGCCATCGCGTCGAGTTTCTGAACAACTACGGCTACTCGATGCTGCTGCGCGGTGAGCTGGTGGCTGCACGGAAGTACTTCCTTGCCGCCTACGAGAAGGATCCGTCCAACCCGGTCACGGCGAACAATCTTGAACTTCTGCGCAACTCGGTGAATTCGCCGAAGCGCGCGCCCGGAGACCTGCGGGGCATCTGA
- a CDS encoding prepilin peptidase, which produces MATLSLIAQLAAAALMAGIALRDAKQFRIPNAAVLAMLALYLVAQGALLFPDWTGDLFAGVLLFALGLVMWLLRALGAGDAKLMFPLGLSLGASGLMPFAILLMLVSILLYIAILISRLLKSERGLGGWFSRMKTEGRVPYGVPLALASVPVLIVQALWIG; this is translated from the coding sequence ATGGCAACGCTTTCGCTGATCGCGCAGCTTGCAGCGGCCGCGCTGATGGCGGGGATCGCGCTGCGGGATGCGAAGCAGTTTCGCATCCCGAATGCCGCCGTCCTGGCGATGTTGGCGCTTTATCTCGTGGCGCAGGGCGCACTGCTGTTTCCCGACTGGACGGGCGATCTCTTTGCCGGTGTCCTGCTCTTTGCGCTTGGGCTGGTCATGTGGCTGCTTCGTGCGCTCGGCGCCGGGGACGCCAAGTTGATGTTTCCACTTGGCCTTTCGCTTGGCGCCAGCGGCCTGATGCCCTTCGCCATCCTGCTCATGCTGGTGTCGATCCTGCTCTACATCGCGATCCTCATAAGCCGGTTGCTGAAGTCAGAGCGCGGACTCGGCGGCTGGTTCTCCCGCATGAAAACCGAAGGGCGCGTGCCCTATGGGGTGCCGCTCGCGCTGGCCTCGGTTCCGGTTCTGATCGTGCAGGCGCTCTGGATCGGTTGA
- the cpaB gene encoding Flp pilus assembly protein CpaB, giving the protein MKFSMVLSLVVAVLLAGAAVYGARDWLAQEQRRLNSQTRHESPSVPEMTVVVAVEPITFGERLSATKLRTIAWSSDITPEGSFTSIEDVIGQDDDNSARFALTTMAPGEPILATKITLPGQRAKLSTALTPGMKAVSIRVNDVLGVAGFVLPGDRVDVMLTRGGRGEQSFVDILLQGVKVLAIDQIADELKDKPSVVRTVTFEVNTTEAQKLVLAGNVGTLSLALRNVGSNDIENNDRITMADLTEFDVAEDLAPVVVKAEPSVETRKLDAMEVLLKSTLDGISDRLTSVEDKIQKPEPTEVEKIVERVVIAPPVPAKKATVAVIRNGRRDVYKVEPSSAGSYGVDPQLAPELVSVQLEN; this is encoded by the coding sequence ATGAAATTTTCAATGGTTCTTAGTCTTGTCGTAGCGGTTCTCTTGGCGGGAGCTGCCGTGTATGGCGCACGGGACTGGCTCGCTCAAGAGCAGCGCCGCCTCAATTCCCAGACGCGACACGAAAGTCCGTCTGTACCCGAGATGACTGTCGTAGTTGCTGTCGAACCAATTACGTTCGGGGAGCGTTTGAGCGCGACAAAGCTGCGCACGATCGCCTGGAGCAGTGACATCACGCCCGAAGGCTCCTTCACCTCGATCGAGGATGTGATCGGCCAAGATGACGATAACTCCGCGCGATTTGCGCTGACCACCATGGCTCCGGGTGAGCCCATCCTCGCCACGAAAATCACGCTGCCCGGCCAGCGGGCAAAGCTTTCCACCGCGCTCACTCCCGGCATGAAGGCCGTTTCGATCCGCGTCAACGACGTGCTCGGTGTCGCGGGCTTCGTTCTGCCGGGCGACCGCGTCGACGTCATGTTGACCCGCGGTGGACGGGGGGAACAGTCTTTCGTCGATATTCTGCTTCAGGGCGTCAAAGTTCTCGCCATCGACCAGATCGCCGACGAGCTCAAGGATAAGCCCAGCGTGGTGCGGACGGTGACCTTTGAGGTGAACACCACCGAAGCGCAAAAGCTTGTTTTGGCTGGAAATGTCGGAACCCTGTCGCTGGCGCTGCGCAATGTCGGCTCGAACGATATCGAAAATAATGACCGCATCACCATGGCCGATCTTACCGAGTTCGACGTGGCCGAGGATCTGGCGCCGGTGGTCGTGAAAGCCGAGCCGAGCGTTGAGACGCGGAAACTGGATGCCATGGAGGTGTTGCTGAAAAGCACACTCGACGGAATTTCCGACCGTCTGACCAGCGTCGAGGATAAAATTCAGAAGCCAGAACCCACCGAAGTTGAGAAAATAGTAGAGCGTGTCGTGATTGCGCCCCCGGTTCCCGCGAAAAAGGCGACGGTGGCCGTGATCCGCAATGGAAGACGTGACGTGTATAAGGTCGAACCGAGCTCTGCAGGCTCATATGGCGTGGACCCGCAGCTCGCGCCAGAGTTGGTGTCAGTCCAGCTAGAAAACTAA
- a CDS encoding LysR substrate-binding domain-containing protein, with protein MLRLTQPAVSRQIRDLEDSTGLTLFLRKRGGTLRPTADAAKLFKEVERHYHGLDQIAQAVRNMSNRRGGRLRVASMPSLYLSILPDFIGAFTGARPETDVPLMATSSDAIIEWVERGQVDVGLVDWPFSHPNLKRVPLAGIDALAVLPEGHHLLQKDVLGAADFADEDFISLPRATQFRYEIDRFFQSAGVERRFGREAHLSMAACSMVGAGHGLSIVDPITAAIYWNEGIEFRLLRDVIRVEFSVVYLQKAEDNVLLKEFVSEFQNAFRSYTSELPSRMERRSWMLRSG; from the coding sequence ATGCTGCGTCTGACCCAGCCTGCGGTGAGCCGTCAGATCCGCGATCTTGAGGACTCGACGGGGCTGACTTTGTTCCTGCGCAAGCGCGGCGGGACGCTGCGGCCCACCGCCGATGCGGCCAAGCTCTTTAAGGAGGTCGAGCGGCACTATCACGGGCTCGACCAGATCGCGCAGGCGGTGCGTAACATGAGCAACCGGCGCGGCGGACGTCTTCGTGTCGCCTCGATGCCGTCGCTGTATCTCTCGATCCTGCCCGATTTCATCGGCGCCTTCACCGGCGCGCGTCCCGAGACCGACGTGCCGCTTATGGCGACCTCATCGGATGCGATCATCGAATGGGTCGAGCGTGGGCAGGTTGATGTGGGGCTGGTCGACTGGCCGTTCTCGCATCCGAACCTGAAACGGGTTCCGCTCGCGGGGATCGACGCCTTGGCGGTGCTGCCCGAGGGCCACCACCTGCTGCAAAAGGACGTGCTCGGGGCGGCGGATTTCGCCGACGAAGACTTCATCTCCTTGCCGCGCGCGACACAGTTCCGCTATGAGATCGACCGCTTCTTTCAATCGGCGGGCGTCGAGCGTCGGTTCGGCAGAGAGGCGCATTTGTCGATGGCGGCCTGCTCGATGGTCGGGGCCGGTCACGGGCTTTCGATCGTCGATCCGATCACTGCCGCGATCTACTGGAACGAGGGCATAGAGTTTCGCCTGCTGCGCGACGTGATCCGCGTCGAGTTTTCCGTGGTCTACCTTCAGAAAGCCGAGGACAATGTGCTTTTGAAGGAGTTCGTTTCGGAGTTTCAGAACGCCTTTCGCAGCTATACCTCCGAGCTTCCGTCCCGCATGGAACGGCGGTCGTGGATGTTGCGGTCAGGGTGA
- a CDS encoding type II and III secretion system protein family protein: MPRRISILKRASRRARQAAAIAAVGSLALIAAPDDLAAQSRDIYIDDGTVSKVVLAPSTTLTVNTDGPFADIVIGDTEIADVFPLTDNSLYIQAKTSGLTNITLYSSEKQLLEVIDVRVQADFSDLENVIRRAVPSARVDVLNVNNRIRVSGSVKDNVDRQRILQIASQYSADPVVDAIKVASAQQVELDVRILEVERNSGRSLGVDLTGTRDNGETAFQTNGASIAATSGTPFGSAVGELLEISGFQIDVVINALEQKGLARRLANPKLVTTSGIEANFVVGGEVPISVAQVNENGTAVQSTDYREYGVRLNFVPVVLDDQLISLRIMPEVSDIDPSVTVNGQPAFISRKAETTVSLRNGQSFAIAGLLQANNARSVDQVPWLGQIPILGTLFSSRSFEKRESDLVILVTPRLVAPVGPDTPLRSPLDNTRSSNDIELFLLGMLEVDRDLLRRFREGTGVVGPYGHMIDLEFDDAVIAKK, translated from the coding sequence ATGCCTCGGCGCATATCAATCTTGAAGAGGGCGAGCAGGCGCGCCCGGCAGGCCGCCGCCATCGCCGCAGTGGGAAGCCTCGCGCTTATCGCCGCGCCTGACGATCTCGCAGCACAAAGCCGCGACATCTATATCGACGATGGCACCGTGTCGAAGGTGGTTCTGGCACCCAGCACAACGCTGACGGTCAATACCGATGGACCCTTCGCGGATATCGTCATTGGCGACACAGAGATTGCCGACGTCTTTCCGCTGACTGACAACTCTCTTTACATTCAGGCCAAAACCTCCGGCCTGACGAATATCACGCTTTATTCGAGCGAGAAGCAGCTTCTCGAGGTGATTGACGTGCGCGTGCAAGCGGACTTCAGCGACCTCGAGAACGTCATCCGTCGCGCCGTGCCCAGTGCCCGCGTCGACGTTCTGAACGTGAATAACCGCATTCGTGTCTCCGGCAGCGTCAAGGACAACGTCGATCGCCAGCGCATCCTGCAGATCGCGTCTCAATATTCCGCCGACCCGGTGGTGGACGCGATCAAGGTGGCCAGCGCGCAGCAGGTCGAGCTTGACGTGCGTATCCTCGAGGTCGAGCGCAATTCCGGTCGTAGCCTTGGTGTCGATCTGACCGGGACGCGCGACAATGGCGAGACCGCCTTTCAGACCAATGGCGCCAGCATCGCCGCGACGTCCGGCACACCCTTCGGCTCGGCGGTTGGCGAGCTGCTCGAGATCTCCGGCTTCCAGATCGACGTGGTGATCAACGCGCTGGAGCAAAAAGGCCTCGCCCGCCGCCTCGCCAACCCCAAGCTGGTGACCACCAGCGGCATCGAGGCGAACTTCGTGGTCGGCGGCGAGGTCCCGATCAGCGTCGCGCAGGTGAACGAGAACGGCACCGCGGTGCAGAGCACCGATTATCGCGAATACGGCGTGCGGCTGAACTTCGTGCCGGTGGTGCTGGACGATCAGCTGATCTCGCTGCGCATCATGCCCGAGGTCAGCGACATCGACCCTTCGGTCACGGTGAACGGCCAGCCCGCTTTCATCTCGCGCAAGGCCGAGACCACCGTCTCGCTGCGCAACGGCCAGAGCTTTGCCATCGCCGGTCTGCTGCAGGCGAACAATGCGCGCAGCGTCGATCAGGTGCCGTGGCTGGGGCAGATCCCGATCCTCGGCACGCTGTTCAGCTCGCGCAGCTTCGAAAAGCGCGAGTCCGATCTGGTGATCCTGGTGACGCCGCGTCTGGTGGCGCCGGTGGGTCCGGACACGCCGCTGCGCTCGCCGCTCGACAACACCCGCTCGTCCAACGACATCGAGCTTTTCCTGCTCGGCATGCTGGAGGTCGACCGTGACCTGCTGCGCCGCTTCCGCGAGGGCACCGGCGTTGTCGGCCCCTATGGCCACATGATTGATCTGGAGTTCGACGATGCCGTCATTGCAAAGAAGTAA
- the glyA gene encoding serine hydroxymethyltransferase produces the protein MTTSPSLAASDLSGYFEDPCARTDPELHALIAGECDRQSHSVELVASENFVSRAVLDAQGSIFCNKTVTGAPGARFHAGADFADALERLAMARACEAFGCSFANVQPHSGIQANLAVFRALLQPGDKTLALAGDAGGHFSHGADSNLSGMMISAHFYGTDREGLIDYEALAAQALELRPKLIVTGGAAYPRAIDFARLRGIADSVGALLMADIAHIAGLVAAGMHPDPFPHCDVVTTTTYKSLRGARGGIILTNTPEIARALEKATSPGVQGSPLLHAVAGKAACLGEVLTPEFRDYGRRVLENARALATALSAGGTDVLCGGTDTPLVIADLRRRGLHGQPLVESLDRANITCNRSEIPHDATDPALTSGLRLGVSAMTTRGLGTAEMEKIAGWIGQLLDLHQTGADTGAAEAAINADSRALMAKFPLYAAMTSTTKTKGAA, from the coding sequence ATGACTACCTCTCCCTCCCTCGCCGCCTCCGATCTCTCGGGCTACTTCGAAGATCCCTGCGCACGCACAGACCCCGAGCTTCACGCGCTCATTGCCGGTGAATGCGATCGTCAGAGCCACAGCGTCGAGCTTGTCGCCTCCGAGAATTTCGTCTCCCGCGCGGTTCTTGACGCGCAGGGGTCGATCTTTTGCAACAAGACCGTCACCGGCGCCCCCGGGGCACGCTTTCACGCTGGCGCCGATTTCGCCGACGCTCTGGAACGGCTGGCCATGGCGCGCGCCTGCGAGGCGTTTGGCTGCTCCTTTGCCAACGTACAGCCGCATTCGGGCATTCAGGCCAATCTGGCGGTGTTCCGCGCCCTGCTGCAGCCGGGGGACAAGACCTTGGCTCTGGCCGGAGATGCCGGTGGTCACTTCAGCCACGGTGCGGACTCCAATCTCAGCGGCATGATGATCTCGGCGCATTTCTACGGGACCGACCGGGAGGGGCTGATCGACTATGAAGCGCTTGCGGCGCAGGCGCTGGAACTGCGGCCAAAGCTGATCGTCACCGGCGGCGCCGCCTACCCCCGCGCCATCGATTTCGCCCGGCTTCGCGGCATCGCCGACTCTGTTGGCGCGCTGCTGATGGCCGATATCGCGCATATCGCCGGTCTGGTCGCCGCAGGCATGCACCCCGACCCGTTCCCGCATTGCGATGTGGTGACCACCACGACCTATAAGTCGCTGCGCGGCGCGCGCGGCGGGATCATTCTGACCAATACCCCCGAGATCGCCCGCGCCTTGGAGAAAGCCACCTCGCCCGGCGTGCAGGGCAGCCCGCTGCTGCATGCGGTCGCAGGCAAGGCCGCCTGCCTCGGCGAAGTCCTCACACCCGAGTTTCGCGATTATGGCCGCCGCGTTCTGGAGAACGCCCGCGCGTTGGCTACGGCGCTGAGCGCCGGGGGCACCGATGTGCTGTGCGGCGGCACCGATACGCCGCTGGTGATCGCCGACCTGCGGCGCCGTGGCCTGCACGGGCAGCCGCTGGTGGAAAGCCTCGATCGCGCGAACATCACCTGCAACCGCAGCGAGATTCCGCATGACGCCACGGACCCGGCGCTGACCTCCGGGCTGCGCCTTGGCGTCTCCGCGATGACGACGCGCGGCCTCGGCACCGCCGAGATGGAGAAGATCGCCGGGTGGATCGGCCAGTTGCTCGATCTGCATCAGACAGGCGCGGACACCGGCGCGGCAGAGGCCGCCATCAACGCGGATTCGCGCGCGCTGATGGCCAAGTTTCCGCTCTACGCAGCGATGACCAGCACCACCAAAACCAAGGGGGCCGCATGA
- a CDS encoding pilus assembly protein TadG-related protein translates to MLKEFHESEDGAILVLSLLLLPVFLGFGLILIDAGRGNSAHGDLQAAADAIALAGARELDGGADALDRARSAMAQVDNSVSMLAVRDDENELHIDIAYDGTDAPFLVRFLDAIPDDDTTPITATWLTDHATTDPSDAQYVYVHAQSRNLQTIFGSLIPTLSGGEDAAVGSLPVGATAVAKSESAACDIPPLFICNPFEYDASGNYVGDGLQIAFQRGDLHGRMIRLHPSGNETPMPGNFGFLDVSDADVSTDAEPQGSGARSINDFFAGRRNRTCYSAELVETKPGASNGVRTGINARFDMYGGLYQNGSVNGQDGFTVRTALNVRKGIMPGSQGNNIDDCVIQGNSLANGAVIGDDHVWTPDGFNANGVTDPAYGLPDNLTMNAPNTGGLVTSDDVAGAYIGVGEWAGQTYLDRNYGAGFIDYDSIPSSFPGVVEGYSGPGSVHASRYDVYQYELATDVTVDGVTTPLYQVRAPGDADEDNPTPTGESGEALCLAQGNGNGNSGGSEIVTDPDPRVLVAAIIDCGENADETGRSDLPVNSYASIFMARPMISYASGMDMTIDVEVIDITGYGGNGTLETFIREESVLVR, encoded by the coding sequence ATGCTTAAAGAGTTTCACGAGTCGGAAGACGGGGCGATTCTTGTCCTCTCTCTTCTTCTCCTGCCGGTTTTTCTCGGCTTCGGACTTATCCTCATCGATGCGGGACGGGGCAACAGCGCCCATGGCGATCTGCAGGCTGCGGCGGATGCGATCGCGCTGGCGGGCGCGCGCGAGCTGGATGGCGGCGCGGATGCGCTCGACCGTGCGCGCAGCGCGATGGCGCAGGTCGACAATTCGGTCAGCATGCTTGCGGTTCGGGACGATGAGAACGAGCTGCACATCGACATCGCCTATGACGGGACCGACGCGCCGTTTCTCGTCCGCTTTCTCGACGCCATTCCCGATGACGACACGACGCCGATCACCGCCACTTGGCTGACCGACCATGCCACCACCGATCCGTCCGACGCGCAATATGTCTATGTGCATGCGCAGTCGCGGAACCTTCAGACGATCTTTGGCTCGCTCATTCCCACGCTTTCGGGCGGCGAGGATGCGGCGGTGGGCAGCCTGCCGGTCGGCGCGACCGCCGTGGCGAAATCGGAATCCGCCGCCTGCGACATCCCCCCGCTCTTCATCTGCAACCCATTCGAGTATGACGCCTCCGGAAATTACGTGGGCGACGGCCTTCAGATCGCGTTTCAGCGCGGCGATCTGCATGGCCGGATGATCCGCCTGCATCCGTCGGGCAATGAGACACCGATGCCCGGCAACTTCGGCTTTCTGGATGTGAGCGATGCCGATGTTTCGACCGATGCCGAGCCACAGGGTAGCGGCGCGCGGTCGATCAATGACTTCTTTGCCGGACGTCGCAACCGCACCTGCTACAGCGCCGAACTTGTGGAGACCAAGCCCGGTGCCAGCAACGGCGTTCGCACCGGGATCAACGCCCGTTTCGACATGTATGGCGGGCTTTATCAGAACGGCAGCGTCAACGGGCAGGACGGGTTCACCGTGCGCACGGCTCTGAACGTGCGCAAGGGCATCATGCCCGGCTCGCAGGGCAACAACATTGATGACTGCGTCATTCAGGGCAATTCGCTCGCCAATGGCGCGGTGATCGGGGATGACCATGTCTGGACGCCGGACGGGTTCAACGCCAACGGCGTGACCGATCCCGCCTATGGGCTGCCGGACAACCTGACCATGAACGCGCCGAACACCGGCGGGCTGGTGACCAGCGATGATGTCGCCGGGGCCTATATCGGTGTCGGCGAATGGGCCGGCCAGACCTATCTCGATCGCAACTATGGCGCGGGTTTCATCGATTACGACAGCATCCCAAGCTCGTTTCCCGGCGTCGTCGAGGGCTACAGCGGGCCGGGCTCGGTCCATGCCTCGCGCTACGACGTCTATCAGTACGAGCTGGCGACCGATGTCACCGTCGATGGCGTGACCACGCCGCTCTATCAGGTGCGCGCGCCCGGGGATGCCGATGAGGACAACCCGACCCCGACCGGCGAGTCCGGCGAGGCGCTCTGCCTCGCGCAGGGCAACGGGAATGGGAACAGCGGCGGCTCCGAGATCGTCACCGATCCGGACCCGCGCGTTCTGGTGGCGGCGATCATCGACTGCGGCGAGAACGCGGACGAGACCGGGCGCTCGGACCTGCCGGTCAACAGCTACGCCAGCATCTTCATGGCGCGGCCGATGATCAGCTACGCGTCGGGAATGGATATGACCATCGACGTCGAGGTGATTGATATCACCGGATACGGCGGCAATGGCACGCTAGAGACCTTCATTCGCGAAGAATCGGTCCTCGTGCGCTGA
- a CDS encoding ABC transporter substrate-binding protein produces the protein MRHFGKTLSASLALVTMAGAALAQDDVLYVAGPGGSIEQALRDTVFPAFTEETGLRVEYVAGNSTDTLAKLQAQAGNQQIDVAMIDDGPMAQAVALGFCRDLDLGDIKDDIYDIALFPDGKSVAYGLLGSGIVYNEEYFADQGWDAPTSLEDLTDEKYAGKLVIPPLNNTYGVLTLVQVAKMRGGSETDIEPGFATFTDEIAPNVLAFEPSPGKMTELLQSGQAVVAIWGSSRAKALADTGFPAAFVYPKEGGAVIGTGICPVAGGAEKPEALTFIDRILEPEMQVAIAKTSGLAPVNRKAELAPEFQVGMPYGEEQINQLVTVDWPTINEKRAEWNARWTREVER, from the coding sequence ATGAGACATTTCGGCAAAACCCTCTCCGCCAGCCTCGCGCTGGTCACAATGGCCGGTGCGGCGCTGGCGCAGGACGACGTGCTTTACGTCGCCGGCCCCGGCGGTTCGATCGAACAGGCGCTGCGCGACACGGTCTTCCCGGCCTTCACCGAAGAAACCGGACTGCGGGTCGAATATGTCGCCGGCAACTCGACCGACACGCTGGCCAAGCTGCAGGCGCAGGCGGGCAATCAGCAGATCGACGTGGCGATGATCGACGATGGCCCGATGGCGCAGGCCGTCGCGCTGGGGTTCTGCCGCGATCTCGACCTTGGTGACATCAAGGACGACATCTACGACATCGCGCTGTTTCCCGACGGCAAGTCGGTGGCCTACGGGCTGCTTGGCTCGGGCATCGTCTACAACGAAGAGTATTTCGCCGATCAAGGCTGGGACGCGCCGACCTCGCTCGAGGATCTGACCGACGAGAAATACGCTGGCAAGCTGGTCATCCCGCCGCTCAACAACACCTATGGTGTGCTGACGCTGGTGCAGGTCGCCAAGATGCGTGGCGGCTCCGAGACCGACATCGAGCCGGGGTTTGCAACCTTCACCGATGAGATCGCGCCGAACGTGCTGGCCTTCGAGCCGTCGCCGGGCAAGATGACCGAGCTTCTGCAAAGCGGTCAGGCCGTGGTGGCGATCTGGGGATCGAGCCGTGCCAAAGCACTGGCCGACACTGGCTTCCCGGCAGCCTTCGTCTATCCCAAAGAAGGTGGCGCGGTGATCGGCACCGGCATTTGCCCGGTCGCAGGCGGCGCCGAAAAGCCCGAAGCCCTGACCTTCATCGACCGGATCCTCGAGCCGGAAATGCAGGTCGCCATCGCCAAGACATCGGGCCTCGCGCCGGTGAACCGCAAAGCGGAACTGGCGCCGGAATTCCAGGTCGGCATGCCCTACGGCGAAGAGCAGATCAATCAGCTGGTCACCGTCGATTGGCCGACGATCAACGAGAAACGCGCCGAGTGGAACGCCCGCTGGACGCGCGAAGTCGAGCGCTGA
- a CDS encoding TadE/TadG family type IV pilus assembly protein, giving the protein MSARGTAVFIKDERGTVLVEALMVFPVLMFLSFGLLEFSNVLWERQQMQMGLRDAARYWSRCRSDINGAEMFCSETVARNIAFYGNPAGSGRLRVPNWDAAEEISFDPAKASLPTNASLPGDPSLMPRVTVSGTVTYFGSPMFSALLDDSITISHTVEMRYIGW; this is encoded by the coding sequence ATGTCTGCGCGTGGAACTGCGGTTTTCATAAAGGACGAGCGAGGCACGGTCCTCGTCGAAGCCTTGATGGTGTTCCCCGTGCTGATGTTTCTGTCGTTCGGTCTTCTGGAATTCTCCAACGTGTTGTGGGAGCGCCAGCAGATGCAGATGGGCCTGCGCGATGCCGCGCGCTACTGGTCGCGCTGCCGCTCGGACATCAACGGCGCCGAGATGTTCTGCTCAGAGACGGTTGCCCGCAACATCGCGTTTTATGGCAACCCGGCGGGCAGCGGGCGTTTGCGCGTGCCGAACTGGGACGCTGCAGAGGAGATCAGCTTCGATCCGGCCAAAGCCTCCCTTCCGACGAATGCATCATTGCCGGGCGACCCAAGCTTGATGCCGCGGGTGACGGTGAGTGGGACGGTCACTTATTTTGGCTCGCCGATGTTCTCGGCGCTGCTGGATGA